A window of the Solidesulfovibrio fructosivorans JJ] genome harbors these coding sequences:
- a CDS encoding helix-turn-helix domain-containing protein, with the protein MDNVQELFGKKIRTIRRNRDMTQEKLAELSGLSLQYIGEIERGRRNPSLTSVETLAAAFGIPLAELFNLDEFKLTPEDLRRILARQIEDADEERLRLFFNVAQAFFR; encoded by the coding sequence ATGGACAACGTTCAGGAACTTTTTGGTAAGAAAATCAGGACGATTCGCCGTAATCGTGACATGACCCAGGAAAAATTGGCCGAGCTCTCCGGGTTGTCCCTCCAGTACATTGGAGAAATCGAGCGAGGTCGCCGAAACCCGTCACTCACCAGCGTCGAAACCTTGGCGGCTGCTTTCGGCATCCCCTTGGCGGAGCTCTTCAATCTGGACGAGTTCAAACTGACCCCCGAGGACCTGCGCCGCATCCTTGCCCGGCAGATCGAGGATGCGGATGAGGAGCGGTTGCGGCTCTTCTTCAATGTTGCACAGGCTTTTTTCCGGTAA
- a CDS encoding SRPBCC family protein, which yields MTTSWSRSYCQEITASPEKVWAVLADVSTWKEWNAGVEAIEIEGAFASGVWFSMVLPDNEVFRSQLIDVSVPLHFVDATWIGETVVRVTHSIEPLPMDRCRVTFTANAEGPEAQDIGDGASADFPEVLVSLAMYVEKR from the coding sequence ATGACCACGTCGTGGAGTCGGTCCTACTGCCAGGAAATCACTGCGAGTCCTGAGAAGGTCTGGGCCGTGTTGGCTGATGTCTCCACATGGAAGGAGTGGAATGCTGGCGTCGAGGCGATCGAGATTGAAGGCGCTTTTGCCTCTGGGGTCTGGTTTTCGATGGTTCTCCCCGACAATGAGGTCTTCCGTTCGCAACTGATCGATGTCAGCGTGCCGCTGCACTTCGTGGATGCAACCTGGATCGGTGAGACGGTGGTCCGGGTCACCCATTCCATCGAACCGTTGCCGATGGACAGGTGCCGCGTGACATTCACTGCCAATGCCGAAGGACCGGAAGCTCAGGACATCGGGGATGGAGCATCGGCTGATTTCCCGGAGGTCCTTGTCTCATTGGCCATGTATGTCGAGAAAAGATAA